One genomic region from Argentina anserina chromosome 2, drPotAnse1.1, whole genome shotgun sequence encodes:
- the LOC126783829 gene encoding uncharacterized protein LOC126783829, whose product MGICASTQCLKEGGRVVNGSITVKIVHLNGKLQELRNPVQASHILSKNPNCFLCPSESMFVDADAPQVPKNEELQLGQIYFLMPVSQLKAPLSLQDLCSLAIKASVALEKGSNLSAMMSPGSDIIGGGSQPGCCRVPTHSRHIFGMQLFAEKPDRDGMGSKQEYVK is encoded by the exons ATGGGCATATGTGCATCTACTCAGTGCCTGAAGGAAGGTGGCAGAGTTGTAAATGGTTCGATCACAGTCAAGATCGTTCACTTGAACGGAAAGCTACAGGAGCTCAGGAACCCAGTGCAAGCCTCCCACATTCTCTCCAAGAATCCCAACTGCTTCCTCTGCCCCTCGGAGTCCATGTTCGTCGACGCGGACGCCCCTCAAGTTCCTAAAAATGAAGAGCTGCAGCTGGGCCAAATCTACTTCCTCATGCCGGTTTCTCAGTTAAAAGCACCACTGTCTCTCCAAGACTTGTGTTCACTTGCCATCAAGGCCAGTGTAGCTCTTGAAAAGGGTTCCAACTTATCGGCGATGATGTCGCCGGGTTCAGACATAATTGGAGGTGGATCGCAGCCAGGGTGTTGCAGAGTTCCAACA CATAGTAGGCACATCTTTGGAATGCAGCTGTTTGCAGAAAAGCCTGATCGTGATGGCATGGGAAGCAAGCAAGAATACGTCAAATAA